From a region of the Triticum aestivum cultivar Chinese Spring chromosome 7D, IWGSC CS RefSeq v2.1, whole genome shotgun sequence genome:
- the LOC123166180 gene encoding BTB/POZ domain-containing protein NPY1 isoform X1 produces the protein MKFMKLGSKPDAFQADGGGDSRSSSRRYVLSDLPSDIVVHVDDARFYLHKFPLLSKSSLLQRLIVEASQGGADEVRVGGLPGGARAFEICAKFCYGMVVTLNPYNVVAARCAAEHLGMTEDVDKGSLVFKIEVFLNSGVFRSWKDSIIALQSTVALLPWSEDLRLVARCVDSIAAKATASPGSLVWSYTYNRKAASSDEIVEARRCSSSSSPAVPRDWWVEDLCELDVELYKRVMVAIKSRGDRMPSDVVGEALRAYAARWLPESCRRGEPADDNDDACALEVLETIVWLLPSDGDGSSPCGCSCQFLLNLLKLAVLVGAGELLREELMDRIVLQLHDASVSDLLIPAKPPAQTTYDVELVEALVGRYIRRAGLDDIDGEDVFETNGETDDPSLLALCKLVDGYLAEVAADPNLPVSSFVGLATSMPESARPSHDALYTAIDVFLKMHPNLSKVEKRRISSLMDVKKLSKEASIHAAQNDRLPLRVVVQVLFFEQMRAAAGSASASLLLAAAGDGKAHLELDDDDGDCWKNRALALALPEPPTPSAALRKQIGSMSLKLVGEDRRRAEDAVSDGRRLARSASIANQSSRMSLSSRSRRIFDRLWVVGKPPGPGEVVSKSSDTSGSSQSPRSSAKPLGSNKSSGSSSRNRRYSVS, from the exons ATGAAGTTCATGAAGCTCGGCTCCAAGCCGGACGCCTTCcaggccgacggcggcggcgactccaG ATCATCCTCGCGCAGATACGTGCTGTCCGACCTGCCGTCagacatcgtcgtccatgtcgacGACGCAAGGTTCTACCTACACAAG TTCCCTCTGCTGTCCAAGAGCAGCCTGCTGCAGAGGCTGATCGTGGAGGCGAGCCAGGGCGGCGCCGACGAGGTGCGCGTCGGCGGCCTGCCCGGCGGCGCGAGGGCCTTCGAGATCTGCGCCAAGTTCTGCTACGGCATGGTCGTCACGCTCAACCCGTACAACGTGGTCGCCGCGCGGTGCGCGGCGGAGCACCTGGGCATGACGGAGGACGTGGACAAGGGCAGCCTCGTGTTCAAGATCGAGGTGTTCCTCAACTCCGGCGTCTTCCGGAGCTGGAAGGACTCCATCATCGCGCTGCAGAGCACCGTCGCGCTGCTGCCGTGGTCCGAGGACCTCAGGCTCGTCGCGCGCTGCGTCGACTCCATCGCCGCCAAGGCCACGGCGAGCCCGGGCAGCTTGGTGTGGTCGTACACGTACAACCGCAAGGCGGCGTCGTCTGATGAGATCGTTGAGGCCCGCCGGTGCTCGTCGTCGTCATCGCCGGCAGTGCCCAGGGACTGGTGGGTGGAGGACCTGTGCGAGCTGGACGTGGAGCTCTACAAGCGCGTCATGGTGGCGATCAAGTCCAGGGGGGATAGGATGCCCTCTGATGTCGTCGGGGAAGCTCTCAGGGCCTACGCCGCGAGGTGGCTCCCGGAGAGCTGCCGCCGTGGCGAGCCTGCGGACGACAACGACGATGCCTGCGCCTTGGAAGTGCTCGAGACCATCGTCTGGCTGCTGCCGTCGGACGGCGATGGGTCGTCGCCGTGCGGCTGCTCCTGCCAGTTCCTCCTGAACCTGCTGAAGCTCGCCGTCCTGGTCGGGGCAGGGGAGCTGCTGAGGGAGGAGCTCATGGACAGGATCGTCCTGCAGCTGCACGATGCATCGGTGAGCGATCTCCTGATACCCGCGAAGCCCCCGGCGCAGACCACCTACGACGTCGAGCTTGTCGAGGCGCTCGTCGGCCGGTACATTCGGCGCGCCGGACTCGACGACATTGACGGGGAGGATGTGTTTGAGACGAACGGGGAGACAGACGACCCTTCCTTGCTGGCGCTGTGCAAGCTCGTCGACGGGTACCTGGCCGAGGTCGCCGCCGACCCGAACCTGCCGGTGTCGAGCTTCGTCGGGCTGGCGACCTCCATGCCCGAGTCAGCCAGGCCATCGCACGACGCCCTGTACACCGCCATTGATGTCTTCCTCAAG ATGCACCCAAATCTGTCGAAGGTGGAGAAGAGGAGGATCTCGAGCCTGATGGACGTGAAGAAGCTGTCCAAGGAGGCGAGCATCCACGCGGCGCAGAACGACCGGCTCCCGCTGCGCGTGGTGGTGCAGGTGCTCTTCTTCGAGCAGATgcgcgcggcggcggggagcgcgaGCGCGTCGCTCCTGCTGGCAGCCGCCGGCGACGGCAAGGCGCACCTGGAActggacgacgacgacggcgactgcTGGAAGAACCGCGCGCTGGCGCTGGCGCTGCCGGAGCCGCCGACCCCGTCGGCGGCCCTGAGGAAGCAGATCGGGAGCATGAGCCTGAAGCTGGTCGGCGAGGACCGCCGCCGCGCAGAGGACGCCGTCAGCGACGGCCGGCGCCTGGCGAGGAGCGCCAGCATCGCGAACCAGAGCAGCAGGATGTCGCTGTCGTCGCGGTCGCGGAGGATCTTCGACCGGCTGTGGGTGGTCGGGAAGCCGCCGGGGCCCGGCGAGGTGGTGAGCAAGAGCTCCGACACGTCCGGGAGCTCGCAGAGCCCGCGGTCGTCTGCCAAGCCGCTGGGGTCCAACAAGTCGTCCGGCTCGTCGTCGAGGAACCGGCGGTACTCGGTGTCGTAG
- the LOC123166180 gene encoding BTB/POZ domain-containing protein NPY1 isoform X2, whose translation MKFMKLGSKPDAFQADGGGDSRYVLSDLPSDIVVHVDDARFYLHKFPLLSKSSLLQRLIVEASQGGADEVRVGGLPGGARAFEICAKFCYGMVVTLNPYNVVAARCAAEHLGMTEDVDKGSLVFKIEVFLNSGVFRSWKDSIIALQSTVALLPWSEDLRLVARCVDSIAAKATASPGSLVWSYTYNRKAASSDEIVEARRCSSSSSPAVPRDWWVEDLCELDVELYKRVMVAIKSRGDRMPSDVVGEALRAYAARWLPESCRRGEPADDNDDACALEVLETIVWLLPSDGDGSSPCGCSCQFLLNLLKLAVLVGAGELLREELMDRIVLQLHDASVSDLLIPAKPPAQTTYDVELVEALVGRYIRRAGLDDIDGEDVFETNGETDDPSLLALCKLVDGYLAEVAADPNLPVSSFVGLATSMPESARPSHDALYTAIDVFLKMHPNLSKVEKRRISSLMDVKKLSKEASIHAAQNDRLPLRVVVQVLFFEQMRAAAGSASASLLLAAAGDGKAHLELDDDDGDCWKNRALALALPEPPTPSAALRKQIGSMSLKLVGEDRRRAEDAVSDGRRLARSASIANQSSRMSLSSRSRRIFDRLWVVGKPPGPGEVVSKSSDTSGSSQSPRSSAKPLGSNKSSGSSSRNRRYSVS comes from the exons ATGAAGTTCATGAAGCTCGGCTCCAAGCCGGACGCCTTCcaggccgacggcggcggcgactccaG ATACGTGCTGTCCGACCTGCCGTCagacatcgtcgtccatgtcgacGACGCAAGGTTCTACCTACACAAG TTCCCTCTGCTGTCCAAGAGCAGCCTGCTGCAGAGGCTGATCGTGGAGGCGAGCCAGGGCGGCGCCGACGAGGTGCGCGTCGGCGGCCTGCCCGGCGGCGCGAGGGCCTTCGAGATCTGCGCCAAGTTCTGCTACGGCATGGTCGTCACGCTCAACCCGTACAACGTGGTCGCCGCGCGGTGCGCGGCGGAGCACCTGGGCATGACGGAGGACGTGGACAAGGGCAGCCTCGTGTTCAAGATCGAGGTGTTCCTCAACTCCGGCGTCTTCCGGAGCTGGAAGGACTCCATCATCGCGCTGCAGAGCACCGTCGCGCTGCTGCCGTGGTCCGAGGACCTCAGGCTCGTCGCGCGCTGCGTCGACTCCATCGCCGCCAAGGCCACGGCGAGCCCGGGCAGCTTGGTGTGGTCGTACACGTACAACCGCAAGGCGGCGTCGTCTGATGAGATCGTTGAGGCCCGCCGGTGCTCGTCGTCGTCATCGCCGGCAGTGCCCAGGGACTGGTGGGTGGAGGACCTGTGCGAGCTGGACGTGGAGCTCTACAAGCGCGTCATGGTGGCGATCAAGTCCAGGGGGGATAGGATGCCCTCTGATGTCGTCGGGGAAGCTCTCAGGGCCTACGCCGCGAGGTGGCTCCCGGAGAGCTGCCGCCGTGGCGAGCCTGCGGACGACAACGACGATGCCTGCGCCTTGGAAGTGCTCGAGACCATCGTCTGGCTGCTGCCGTCGGACGGCGATGGGTCGTCGCCGTGCGGCTGCTCCTGCCAGTTCCTCCTGAACCTGCTGAAGCTCGCCGTCCTGGTCGGGGCAGGGGAGCTGCTGAGGGAGGAGCTCATGGACAGGATCGTCCTGCAGCTGCACGATGCATCGGTGAGCGATCTCCTGATACCCGCGAAGCCCCCGGCGCAGACCACCTACGACGTCGAGCTTGTCGAGGCGCTCGTCGGCCGGTACATTCGGCGCGCCGGACTCGACGACATTGACGGGGAGGATGTGTTTGAGACGAACGGGGAGACAGACGACCCTTCCTTGCTGGCGCTGTGCAAGCTCGTCGACGGGTACCTGGCCGAGGTCGCCGCCGACCCGAACCTGCCGGTGTCGAGCTTCGTCGGGCTGGCGACCTCCATGCCCGAGTCAGCCAGGCCATCGCACGACGCCCTGTACACCGCCATTGATGTCTTCCTCAAG ATGCACCCAAATCTGTCGAAGGTGGAGAAGAGGAGGATCTCGAGCCTGATGGACGTGAAGAAGCTGTCCAAGGAGGCGAGCATCCACGCGGCGCAGAACGACCGGCTCCCGCTGCGCGTGGTGGTGCAGGTGCTCTTCTTCGAGCAGATgcgcgcggcggcggggagcgcgaGCGCGTCGCTCCTGCTGGCAGCCGCCGGCGACGGCAAGGCGCACCTGGAActggacgacgacgacggcgactgcTGGAAGAACCGCGCGCTGGCGCTGGCGCTGCCGGAGCCGCCGACCCCGTCGGCGGCCCTGAGGAAGCAGATCGGGAGCATGAGCCTGAAGCTGGTCGGCGAGGACCGCCGCCGCGCAGAGGACGCCGTCAGCGACGGCCGGCGCCTGGCGAGGAGCGCCAGCATCGCGAACCAGAGCAGCAGGATGTCGCTGTCGTCGCGGTCGCGGAGGATCTTCGACCGGCTGTGGGTGGTCGGGAAGCCGCCGGGGCCCGGCGAGGTGGTGAGCAAGAGCTCCGACACGTCCGGGAGCTCGCAGAGCCCGCGGTCGTCTGCCAAGCCGCTGGGGTCCAACAAGTCGTCCGGCTCGTCGTCGAGGAACCGGCGGTACTCGGTGTCGTAG